The Azospirillum baldaniorum genome segment GGGCGCGGCGGACGGCGGTGGCCACGGCGTCTTCAATACGGGTGCCGGTGCCGGGGGCGTCGAGGTGGCGGGTCTCCACCGGGAAGGCCCGGCCCTCGCTGGTCACCATCGGGGCGTCGCCCAGCAGTGCGGCGACCGGACCGCCGTCCAGCGTCGCGGACATCACCACCAGCCGCAGGTCGTCGCGCAATGCGCCGCGCGCCTCCTGCACCAGGGCCAGCGCCAGATCGCTGTCGATGCCGCGCTCGTGGAACTCGTCGAACAGCACGGCGCCGACCGCCGGCAGCTCGGGGTCCTCCTGAAGCTGGCGCAGGAACAGGCCGTCGGTCACCACCTCGATCCGGGTCTTCGGCCCGACCTTGGTGTCCAGCCGCACACGGTACCCGACCGTCTCGCCGACGCTTTCCCCCAGCATCGCGGCCATGCGGCGGGCGGCGGCGCGGGCGGCCAGCCGCCGCGGCTCCAGCACGATCACCTTGCGCCCGGCCAGCCAGGGCCGGTCGAGCAGGGCCAGCGGCACGCGGGTGGTCTTGCCCGCCCCCGGCGGCGCCTGGAGCACCGCCACGCCGCGCCCGTCCAGCGCGGCCAGCAGCTCGGGAAGCACGGGATCGATGGGAAGGGGCGGGATGCTCATGAGTTCTGTGAACCGGTGGAGAGGGGCGCCGCCCGTGTTCCTGGCAGCGGCGGGCGCCCCGGTCAAGCCTTCCGCCGGGCGTTGGTGGCTATTCGGTCTCCTCCCGGCAGAAGACCCCGGCCTCGGTGTCGTGGGTGAACAGCTCGGCGTAGCGCGCCCAGCCGGTGACGGCGTTCAGCGTCTCCTCGGCGTAGTCCTCGCTCATGAAGGCTTCCAGCTCGCGGGCGAACGGGGCGTAGGGGACGCGGTGGTCGGGGCGCTCCGCCAGGGCGGCGTCGATGTGCGCGGCGAGCGGCACGAAATGGACCAGATGCTCGGCGAACAGCGCCTTGCGGTCGTCCATCCCGGCCTCGGCGAACAGGCGGCCCGGCTCGGTCAGCCGGATGTCCCCCTCCGCCACCTCGGCGAATCCCAGCATCTGGAGCGTCTCGGCGATGGGGAAGAGGTCGTCGATCTCGTGTCGCAGCGCCGCCGCGAGGTGCGGCAGGTCCGCCTTGCCCTGGTAGGGCGGGGCGGCCAGCGTCTCCATCAGGCCGGCCAGCAGGTTCGTCGAGACGTGCTGGAGCGGCTCGGCGTAGACCGGCCGCGGACGCCCGGCCGTTGTCCCCGGTGCCGTCGCCGGCGTGCTCAGCGGCTTGCGCGCGGTCATCCGGCCGTAGATGTCGTCGACCAGATCGCGGAAGTCCGGGGCCAGCCGGTTGCGCGGGTGCGGAATGTCCACCCGGATTTCCGCCGCCACGCGGCCCGGGTTGGAGGCGAAGACCAGGATGCGGTCGCACATCAGCACCGCCTCCTCGATGTTGTGGGTGACCATCAGGATCGACCGGGTCGGCAGCTTGCGCTCCATCCACAGGTCGAGCAGGTCGGTGCGCAGCGTCTCCGCCGTCAGCACGTCGAGCGCCGAGAAGGGCTCGTCCATCAGCAGGATTTCCGGATGGACGACCAGGGCGCGGGCGAAGCCGACGCGCTGGCGCATCCCGCCGGACAGCTCCTTGGGGTAGGCGCTCTCGAAGCCCGACAGGCCGATCAGGTCGATGGCCTCCTCGGCGCGCGCCGCCGCCTCGTTCGCGGGAACGCGCAGCGCCTTCAGCCCGGCCAGCACATTCTCCTCGACGGTCAGCCAGGGGAACAGCGCGAAGGACTGGAACACCATCGCCACCCCGTCGGTCGGCCCGGCCACCGGCGCGCCGTGGTGGAGGACTTGGCCGGAGGTCGGCCGCGCCAGCCCGGCGACGATGCGCAGCAGCGTGGACTTGCCCGAGCCGGAGCGGCCGAGCAGCCCGACGATCTCGCCGTCGCGCAGCGTCAGGTCCACGCCGTCGAGCACGACATACTGCTGGCCGGACGGCTTGCGGTAGGCCTGCCGGACGCCGTGGAGTTCAAAGAGGGGCGAGTTCTGCGTCATGGGTACGGCCTCCGTCAGGCAAGGCGCAGGCGGCGTTCAGCGTAGCCGTAGAGCGGACGCCAGAGCAGCCGGTTGAGCAGGGTGACGAACAGGGACATCACGGCGATGCCGAGCACGATGCGCGGGTAGTCCCCGGCGGCGGTCGCCTGGGCGATGTAGCTGCCCAGCCCGTGCGCGGTGACCTCGGCGTCGCCCCAGCGCACCGCCTCGGCGACGATGCTGGCGTTCCACGAGCCACCCGCCGCGGTCACCGCGCCGGTCAGGTAGTAGGGGAAGACGCCGGGCAGCATGACGTCGCGCCACCACTGCCAGCCGCGGATGCGGAAGCTGGACGCCGCCTCCTTGAGGTCGCTGGGGAAGGCGGCGGTCCCGGCGACGACGTTGAACAGGATGTACCACTGCGTGCCGAGGATCATCAGCGGGCTGAGCCAGACGTCCGGGTTCAGGTCGAAGCGCAGGATGGTGAGGACGGCGACCGGGAACAGCAGGTTGGCCGGGAAGGCCGCCAGGAACTGCGCCAGCGGCTGGACCGCCTCGGCAAGGCGCGGGCGCAGCCCGATCAGCACGCCGAGCGGCACCCAGACGAGCGAGGCGATGGCGATCAGCACCACGACGCGCAGCAGCGTCGCCGTTCCGAGCAGCAGGACGTTCCCGACGTCGCCCCAGCCGGCGCCGCCGGCGATGAACCGCACCAGGGTCCAGCCCAGGGCGAGCGCCGCCACCGCGACGACCGCGTACCACACCCGGTCGAGTGTGCGCTCAAGCGCGAGGGAGGGCGGGCCGGCGACCCGGCGGCGCAGGGCCGGGGGCAGGGCGGCGGTCAGGGCGGCAAGCGGCGACAGGCGCAGCCACGCCACCCGGCCGAGCAGGGACTCGACCGGCGCCAGCAGCGAGCGGCAGACGCGGGTGCGCTGGAACAGCCGCAGCACCCAGGACTCGGGCGCCTCCTGCGCGCCGGTCTGCTCGAAGCGGAACTTGTCGGCCCAGGCAACCAGCGGGCGGAACAGGAACTGGTCGTAGAGCAGGATGACCGCCAGCATCGCCAGCACCGCCCAGCCGACGGCGCCGAGGTCCTTCTGCGCGATGGCCTCGGCCAGATAGGAGCCGATGCCAGGCAGCGTGACGGTGTGGTCGCCGACGGTGATCGCCTCCGACGCGACGACGAAGAACCAGCCGCCGGACATCGACATCATCATATTCCAGACCAGCCCCGGCATGGCGAAGGGCGCCTCCAGCCGCCAGAAGCGCTGCCAGCCGGAAAAGCGGAAGCTGGTGGCCGCCTCGTCCAGATCGCGCGGCACCGAGCGTAGCGACTGGTAGACGCTGAAGGTCATGTTCCAGGCCTGGCTGGTGAAGATGGCGAAGATCGCCGCGCATTCGGCGCCCAGCACGCTGCCGGGGAACAGCGACAGGAAGAAGACCACGGTGAAGGAGATGTAGCCGAGCACCGGCACCGACTGGAGCACGTCCAGCACGGGGATCAGCACCATGCCGGCCCGGCGGCTCTTCGCCGCCAGCGTGGCGTAGGTGAAGGTGAAGAGCAGCGAGGCCGCCATCGCCGCCAGCATGCGCAGCGTCGAGCGCAGCGCATAGTCCGGCAGGTTCCAGGGGTCGAGCGAGACGGCCGGCGCGTCGAGGCTCGCCAATGGTGCCGTCATCTGGTGACCGCCGACGGCGGTCAGGGCGAGCAGGCCGACGACCAGCGGCAGGGCCACGAGGTCCCAGCGGTTGGGCGTGGCGGTCGCCGTTTTCACGGAAACGCTTGTCTGGGTCCAGACCATGGCCCCTCCATCCTGCGGCCGGATCGGAGTCCGGTCGCGTTCGGCATGCGCAATCGGCGTGTGCAGGCACCCGACGCCGTGCGGCGTCGGGTGGGCGTCAAAGGGGAAGGATGGCGGTCAGCCCGGCGCTGGCGGCGGCAAGGGCGCGCACGCGCTCTGGTGTGTGGGCGCGCGGAACGGCATCGGAATGGTGATGGAAGACGTCACCATGGTTCACCTGTGCGGCTGTCGGCATCGCGGCCGGCCGTGGCGAACCTGCGAAAAGGTCAGGCCAGGATCGGCAGAGTACCGAAGATTGGTCGGGGTCGACGACTGTGGCTGTCCATCTCTTGCTTTCTCGGCGCGGGACCGGACCGCGCGTCCGGACGCCCGCCAATCATGCGGTGACGTTGGTGCTGATCTATTCCTGGAATTGAAGCCGGTCAAGCGCGCGGCGGCGTTTCTTGGCGATCATTGCAGAGGTTTCATGTTGCCCGCCCTTCGCCGTCGGAGCGAGGGCTGCGCCTCCGGATGCAGATCGTCGAGGGCGTGTCAAAGTGTCGCAGAAGCCCGCAGCCGGCCAGCGATCCGAGAACCTTTCGCAACAAGGCGTTATGGTTCAAATAACCACAATCCATTTGTGACTTAACGATCTCGGGACCCTATGGCCAACATTCACGACCCCGCCCTGTTCCTCGCCCACGCCTGCGCGCTGGAGGAGGACGCCGCCAACCGTTTCGCCGACCTGTCGGAGGCCATGAAGACCTACGGCAACGCGGACGTCGCGGCCTTCTTCGCCAAGATGGCCGAGTTCTCGCGCTTGCATCTGGCGGACGCCCGCAAGCGCTCCGCCTTCCGCGACGTGCCGGTGCTCGCCCCGGAAGACTTCCAGTGGCCGGACGACGAGAGCCCGGAAGCGGCCTCCATGGAAGGCTCGCACTATCTGATGACGGTGGATTACGCGCTGGAGCTGGCGCTCGACAGCGAAAAGCGCGGGCACGCCTTCTACGCCGACGTGGCGGCCTCCACCACGGACCCGGAGGTCCGCATGATGGCCGAGGAGTTCGCCTCGGAAGAGGCGGAGCATGTGGCGGAACTGGAGCGCTGGATCGAGCGCTTCCCCAAGAAGGGGTAAAAGCCGTTTCCCGCGGTTTCCGCCCTTGCGGGAACCGCGGGAAGGGCGAACGAGCGCCTTACTTGGACAGGTCGGCGTAGTCGTACTCGTACTTTTTGTCCGCCGGCTTGAAGGTCTTGAAGGCGGCGATGACGTCGTCCACCGACACGCCCGCCGGCACGTTGAGAATCTCGTACACGACCGAGCTGCCGCTGGTCGGGCCAACGTCGGCGTTGCGGTGAGCCTGGGAAATCAGGCCCTCGCCGGCCTTCTTGATCATGATCGAAGCCATATCCGTTCCGTCTCCTGTTACACGTCGCCCGACGCAGCAATATCCATAACTCGAATAAGGGTATGGGGCCAATGGATAAATTGCTGCGGCGCGTCAGCGGCGGGTGATCCAGAGCGCGGTCACGTCGTCGTTCAACCGTTCGCCATGAAGTGCGGCGTGGTGGGCCATCAGGGCGGGCAGGGGGCGCTCGGGGGCGTCCGCCGCCGCGCGCTCGGCCAGACGGAGCAGGCCGTCCTCGCCCAGCATGGCGCCCTCGGCGTTCCGGGCTTCGCTCAGCCCGTCGGAATAGAGGAACAAGCTGTCGCCGCGCCGCAGCGGCACGCGCCGGTTCGTGTAGGCGGAGTCCGGGAAGGCGCCGAGGAGCGGGCCGGAGGCGTCCAGCGGCTGGATGCCGAAGTTGGTCATCAGGAGGGGGCTGGGCGACGCGGCGGCGGCGTAGAGCAGCGTGTCGTCGGCCCGGTCGATCACCCCGTAAAAGGCGGTGGCGAACTGGCCCAGCGGCAGGATCTCGCACAGCCGACCGTTCAGTTGGCGGAGCAGGCCGGCGGGGTCGCGCAACTCCTCCGGCGGGGTGCGGGTCAGCAGCGTGTGCAGGCGGAAGGCGTTGATCGCCGCGGCGATGCCGTGGCCCGACAGGTCGGCGGCGAAGATCCCGACGCGGGTCCCGTCGAACGCGAAGGCCGTCCAGAAGTCGCCGCCGATCTCGTCCGACGCGCGGAAGACCGAGTCCACCATCAGCCCGTTCCGTTCGGCGAGGGCGGCCAGCTCCGCCGCCTCCGGGACCAGGGCGAGCTGCATCGCGCGGGCCTGCCGCAGGTCGCGCTCCACCCGCTCGTGGAAGGCGCGCAGCTCCTGCACCATCGACCGGCGCTCCAGATGGTAGCGCACGCGGGCGATGCATTCGCCGGGGTTGATCGGCTTGGCGATCAGGTCGGTCGCCCCGGCGCTGAAGCAGACCGTCCTCATCTGATCGGAGTGCAGCGCGCTCTGCATCAGGATCGGCAGGTCGCGCCAGCGTGGGTCGCCGCGCAGGCTGCGGCAGACTCCGATGCCGTCCATCCGCGGCATGGCCGCGTCGAGCAGCAGCAGGTCGGGGGCAAAGCTCTCCAAACGCTCCATCACCTCTTCCGCGGAGGAGGCGAAGGCGACTTGGGTGATGCCGGCCCATTGCAGGAAGCGGGTCAACGTCCTGCGGTTGAAGGCGCTGTCGTCGGCGATCAGCACCCGGCAGCCGCCGAGCGGGATGCCCAGTTCCATCCCGTAGACCGACGCGCCGGGGCGGGCGGGGCGCGGCGGAGCGGCGTCGTCCGTGCCGGGCGGCACCGTCATGGCGCGGGCGTGGCCCATCGCGTCCGCTCCCGCCGCGTCAGTCGGCGATGTTGAACATGGTGTGGAACTTGGCGATCGTGATCAGGCGCCGCACCTCGTCGCGGGCGCCGCGGATCGCGAAGTCCAGATTGCGCCGCTGCGCGGTGTCGCGGGCGATGATGAACATGCCGAGGCCGGAGGAGTCGACGAAGTCGAGCCGCGACAGGTCGAACACCACCCGGTGCCCCGCCGGCCGCTCGAAGGTGGCGATGACGTCACGGAAGGTGTCGTGGTCGGCAAAGGTCATGCGCCCGCTCAGCACGATTTCGGTGCTGGCCGGGGCCTCGCGGACGGAGAAATCCATGGCGGCGCTCATCTGTGGTTCACCCGTGGCCGAAGAGAGGCGCAATCCTCCGCCGGTGCGCTTGATGGGCGATGGGGCTGGCGGGGACGCGGGCGCATTCTAGGTCGCCGGGAATTGCACTTTGATGACGCTGCCGTGTCAGCAGCGCGTTATCCGGTCCAGATGGGCCGATCTTATTGCAGCGCGGCCTCTTCCACCCGTGGATGCGACAGGCGTTCGGCGATTCCGCCGGCCAACCATGCCGAATAGGCATCGCGCCCCTCCGGCCCCAGCATGCCGTTGCGGCAGAAGGCCGATGCCTTGGCCGGCTTGGGAAGCGCCGAGTCGGGGAAACGCCAGAGCGGTAGGTCGGCCTGCCCGCTCAGCCGGTCGAGCGCCGCCGGCCGGTAGCCGTTGCCCGCGCCGTACAGACGCTCCTCCACCACCGCCGGGCGGGGCGGGAGCAGCAGGGCGATCCCGACCCCGGCGGCGCGCGCCTGATCGGCGAAGCGGCGCACCCGCTCGAAGGCGGGTGAGTCGTCGTTCATGCGGACGGCGGCGTCGCGGGCCTCCACCCAGCGGTCGGCGGCGGTGGCGGTCCAGCCCTGCAGACCGACGGCGTGGCACGGCTTGGCGTATTGCAGGGCGCTCTGGTCGGGCAGGTAGGAACGGCCGAGCATCGCCACCTCCGTCAGGTGGGAGCCGTAGCGGCGCAGGCCGGCGAAGTCGCCGCGTTCGGCGAACAGCAGGTCCACGTCCAGGAGGACCAGAGCCGGCTTGAGCTTCAGCACGTCGCCCAGCAGCGGCTCGAAGTCCTCGATGCGGGCGTGGTCGTGGACGATGCGCAGGAAATGCAGGCTTTCCACCCCGTGCTTCGCCGCCAGTGCGGCCATGCCGGGTTCGTCCAGGGTGGCGTGGCGCAGCGCCGAGTCACCCAGCGCCACCACCACGACGGGGGACAGGTCCCGCGCCGCCCGCTCCGCCGTCGCGGCGATGCGGTTGCTGTTGTACCAGGCGAAGGGCCGGTCGTGGAGGCTGTAGCCGGTCCAGAAGGCCCCCGCCGTCCCGGCCGCGAACAGGGCGGGGATCACCGCCAGAAGGGTGATCCACATCCGCCGCGGCTTCGCTTGCGGCCCGCTCCTTTCCTTCCGGTGCTTTTGCGGTTCAACAGGCCCGGTCATGGTCCCTCTGCTCCTCCCAGCGATGCACCCAAGCGATGCGCGGTGTCCGATGACACAAACACTCCGGGAGGGAGCAGGGTCCCGTGTTCCGCCGTGTTTTCCTATGACGAAGGGGGCATCCGTCCGGATCGTGCCGGAGTAGCCGGATACGGGCGCTTTCGTGTAGTCTTGCGCGAAAGGCGAGGCACGCATCGAGGCACAGGATGAGCACCGAAATCCGCACCTTCACGATCCCCGACGCGAGCGCGGACGAGGCCCAGGGGCACCTCTCCTCCTTCCTGCGCACGGTCGAGGTGCAGCGCATCGACACCGCCTACGCCGACGGCGGCTGGCGTGTTCTCGTCCTTTACAAGGATCTGAAGCGCAAGGAGGAATCCCTCCAGATCGAAGCCGCGATCAACGCCGCCCTCAACGGTTGGCGGGATCGCGCGGCGGCCCGTGAAGGGCTGTCGCGCGACGCCGTCCTGTCGGACGAACTGGTGCCGGAAATCGCCCGTTTCGCCCCCACGACGGAGCGCGAACTGTCCATCATCGTTGGCGCCCGCGACCTCGGCGTGGGCCACTTCGGCGGCGAGATCGTGCAGGTCGTCCGCGCGACCCTGGACGAACTGATCGACTGACACATTCGCTCTCCGGAACGGTATAGGCCGAAGGGCCGGGGGCCCCTGGGCGCTGTGCCGAAAGAGAAGCGGGACCCGCCGTAAGCCCGATTCCAGACGCTCCCACGCTGTGCCAGCATACCCTCGTAGTTTGCGGCAATGCAGCATGGCGGGGGCCATGGACGGAATATCCGGATCGAGAGGCGACGTTCCCGATTACCGCGCCATGGCGCGGGAACTGGAAGCGTTCAGCCGTCAAGCGGCGGAGCGCGCGGCGGCCACCGGCGACGGCAGCATGGACGCCCTGGCGCGGCGTCTCGAGCGCCACGCCGAACAAATCCAACATGATCTGGCCGAAGCCCCGATGCGCCGTTTCGGCTGGCGTCTAGGCCTTCTCCACCTTCAGCAGAGTGCCCTCGGCACCGACGATGCGGACGCGGGTTCCGGCGGGGAGATCGGGCCCCTCGACGGTCCAAAGCCCGTCGCCGATCTGCGCCCGGCCCCGCCCGTTGACGATGGGGCCGTCCAGCGTGTGCAGCGTCCCGATGTATTGCGCCGTCCGGCGGTTCAGATGCGGCGTGTGCGTCGTATGCGCTGACCCGCGGGACAGGAAGCGGGTTCCCACCAGCGCGGCGATGGCGAGCAGGGCGAACAGCAGCCCCTGATGCTCCCACGGCAGGGACGGCCAGACCAGGAGCACGAAGCCGACCAGCGCGGCGGCCCCGCCCAGCCAGAGGAAGGCCGCTCCCGGCGCCACCGTCTCCAGCGCGCCCAGCAGCACGGCCAGAACCCACCAGTGCCAGAATTCGATCATCGCGGGTCCGCCTTCGGGGTTTCGCCCAATCCTACGACTCCGGCGGCACCGGCGCATCGCGCCTGTTCGGCTCATCACGATTCCGGTCGTCTCGATTCCGGTCATCGCGATTCCAGGGGCTGCGCGGTGCCGGCGGCGGGGCGGCCGTTCCGGAGGACGCCGCTTGGTTCGCAGGGCGGTTCGGGAAGGCTTCGCGGGCGATCTCCGCAATGCCGCCGATGGCGCCGATCACGTTGGCGGCCTCCAGCGGCATGAACAGCACCTTCTGGTTCGGGGCGGCGGCCACCGCCGTCAGAGCGTCCACATAGCGCTGGGCGACGAAGTAGTTGATGGCCTGGACGTTGCCCCCGGCGATGGCGTCGGAGACCAGCCGGGTGGCCTCGGCTTCGGCCTGGGCGGAGCGCTCGCGCGCCTCGGCGTCGCGGAAGGCGGCCTCGCGCCGGCCTTCGGCCTGGAGGATGGCGGCTTGCTTGGCGCCCTCCGCCCGCAGGATGGCCGCCTGGCGCTGGCCCTCCGCCTCCAGGATGGAGGCGCGGCGGTCGCGCTCCGCCTTCATCTGGCGGGCCATGCTGTCCACGAGGTCGCGCGGCGGCTGGATGTCGCGGATCTCGATGCGCGTCACCTTGACACCCCAGGGGCTGGTCGCCTCGTCCACCACGCCGAGCAGGCGGGCGTTGATCTGGTCGCGCTGGGACAGCAATTCATCCAAGTCCATCGAGCCCATGACCGTGCGGGTGTTGGTCATGGTCAGGTTGAGGATCGCCAGCTCCAGGTTGTTGACCTCGTAGGAGGCCTTGGCGGCGTCGATCACCTGGAAGAAGACGACGCCGTCCGCGGTGACCATGGCGTTGTCGCGGGTGATGACCTCCTGCGATGGCACGTCGAGCACCGTCTCCATCATGCTCTGCTTGCGCCCTATGCGGTCGATCAGCGGCAGCAGCAGATGCAGGCCGGGCTGGAGCGTGCGGGTGTAGCGGCCGAACCGCTCCACCGTCCATTCCTGGCCCTGCGGCACGGTCCGCACGCCCAGCAGAACCAGCGCCAGCGCGAAGATCAGGAGCGCGATGACGAAGAGCGTCAGGCCGCTGGCCACCATCACCCCACCTCCCATCCGGTTGTTCCCTCCCTTGGACCATGCCACGGCGGGGCTGCCCCGGCCAGAGCTAGAGCGGTCAGAGCGTCAGCCAAGCAGGGCGCCGATCGGCTTCAGCGGCTCGTGCGCGTCGAACAGGATCTTCAGGATGGCCAGGATCGGCACCGCCAGCAGC includes the following:
- a CDS encoding AAA-associated domain-containing protein → MTQNSPLFELHGVRQAYRKPSGQQYVVLDGVDLTLRDGEIVGLLGRSGSGKSTLLRIVAGLARPTSGQVLHHGAPVAGPTDGVAMVFQSFALFPWLTVEENVLAGLKALRVPANEAAARAEEAIDLIGLSGFESAYPKELSGGMRQRVGFARALVVHPEILLMDEPFSALDVLTAETLRTDLLDLWMERKLPTRSILMVTHNIEEAVLMCDRILVFASNPGRVAAEIRVDIPHPRNRLAPDFRDLVDDIYGRMTARKPLSTPATAPGTTAGRPRPVYAEPLQHVSTNLLAGLMETLAAPPYQGKADLPHLAAALRHEIDDLFPIAETLQMLGFAEVAEGDIRLTEPGRLFAEAGMDDRKALFAEHLVHFVPLAAHIDAALAERPDHRVPYAPFARELEAFMSEDYAEETLNAVTGWARYAELFTHDTEAGVFCREETE
- a CDS encoding ABC transporter permease subunit; this translates as MKTATATPNRWDLVALPLVVGLLALTAVGGHQMTAPLASLDAPAVSLDPWNLPDYALRSTLRMLAAMAASLLFTFTYATLAAKSRRAGMVLIPVLDVLQSVPVLGYISFTVVFFLSLFPGSVLGAECAAIFAIFTSQAWNMTFSVYQSLRSVPRDLDEAATSFRFSGWQRFWRLEAPFAMPGLVWNMMMSMSGGWFFVVASEAITVGDHTVTLPGIGSYLAEAIAQKDLGAVGWAVLAMLAVILLYDQFLFRPLVAWADKFRFEQTGAQEAPESWVLRLFQRTRVCRSLLAPVESLLGRVAWLRLSPLAALTAALPPALRRRVAGPPSLALERTLDRVWYAVVAVAALALGWTLVRFIAGGAGWGDVGNVLLLGTATLLRVVVLIAIASLVWVPLGVLIGLRPRLAEAVQPLAQFLAAFPANLLFPVAVLTILRFDLNPDVWLSPLMILGTQWYILFNVVAGTAAFPSDLKEAASSFRIRGWQWWRDVMLPGVFPYYLTGAVTAAGGSWNASIVAEAVRWGDAEVTAHGLGSYIAQATAAGDYPRIVLGIAVMSLFVTLLNRLLWRPLYGYAERRLRLA
- a CDS encoding ferritin-like domain-containing protein, which gives rise to MANIHDPALFLAHACALEEDAANRFADLSEAMKTYGNADVAAFFAKMAEFSRLHLADARKRSAFRDVPVLAPEDFQWPDDESPEAASMEGSHYLMTVDYALELALDSEKRGHAFYADVAASTTDPEVRMMAEEFASEEAEHVAELERWIERFPKKG
- a CDS encoding PP2C family protein-serine/threonine phosphatase is translated as MGHARAMTVPPGTDDAAPPRPARPGASVYGMELGIPLGGCRVLIADDSAFNRRTLTRFLQWAGITQVAFASSAEEVMERLESFAPDLLLLDAAMPRMDGIGVCRSLRGDPRWRDLPILMQSALHSDQMRTVCFSAGATDLIAKPINPGECIARVRYHLERRSMVQELRAFHERVERDLRQARAMQLALVPEAAELAALAERNGLMVDSVFRASDEIGGDFWTAFAFDGTRVGIFAADLSGHGIAAAINAFRLHTLLTRTPPEELRDPAGLLRQLNGRLCEILPLGQFATAFYGVIDRADDTLLYAAAASPSPLLMTNFGIQPLDASGPLLGAFPDSAYTNRRVPLRRGDSLFLYSDGLSEARNAEGAMLGEDGLLRLAERAAADAPERPLPALMAHHAALHGERLNDDVTALWITRR
- a CDS encoding STAS domain-containing protein; translation: MSAAMDFSVREAPASTEIVLSGRMTFADHDTFRDVIATFERPAGHRVVFDLSRLDFVDSSGLGMFIIARDTAQRRNLDFAIRGARDEVRRLITIAKFHTMFNIAD
- a CDS encoding HRDC domain-containing protein — translated: MSTEIRTFTIPDASADEAQGHLSSFLRTVEVQRIDTAYADGGWRVLVLYKDLKRKEESLQIEAAINAALNGWRDRAAAREGLSRDAVLSDELVPEIARFAPTTERELSIIVGARDLGVGHFGGEIVQVVRATLDELID
- a CDS encoding NfeD family protein — protein: MIEFWHWWVLAVLLGALETVAPGAAFLWLGGAAALVGFVLLVWPSLPWEHQGLLFALLAIAALVGTRFLSRGSAHTTHTPHLNRRTAQYIGTLHTLDGPIVNGRGRAQIGDGLWTVEGPDLPAGTRVRIVGAEGTLLKVEKA
- a CDS encoding SPFH domain-containing protein; the encoded protein is MVASGLTLFVIALLIFALALVLLGVRTVPQGQEWTVERFGRYTRTLQPGLHLLLPLIDRIGRKQSMMETVLDVPSQEVITRDNAMVTADGVVFFQVIDAAKASYEVNNLELAILNLTMTNTRTVMGSMDLDELLSQRDQINARLLGVVDEATSPWGVKVTRIEIRDIQPPRDLVDSMARQMKAERDRRASILEAEGQRQAAILRAEGAKQAAILQAEGRREAAFRDAEARERSAQAEAEATRLVSDAIAGGNVQAINYFVAQRYVDALTAVAAAPNQKVLFMPLEAANVIGAIGGIAEIAREAFPNRPANQAASSGTAAPPPAPRSPWNRDDRNRDDRNRDEPNRRDAPVPPES